The following is a genomic window from Daphnia magna isolate NIES linkage group LG4, ASM2063170v1.1, whole genome shotgun sequence.
GCTGTCCCTAACCCGAATCCAAACAGAGGATGCAAACACAGTTGGCTACTAGCACACGCCGCGAAATCTAATAGGGAGAAACATACGCGCCAGAACAAACACCAATTAAAATGTAACCAATGAGAAAGTTTCAGTTACCATCCAACCCAAGTGGATTTGGAGGGATGCACACTTGATTTGCCCAGCTGTGCATCAGATCAGCCGGTCCTAATGAAGCGCATTTGCATTTCCCAATATCTGCAAACGGAAAATAGGATTAGACTAGTTGTAAAAGATAAATCGTGCAAGGCCGTCAAACAGTAGATTTGCATCCTAAGCGTGTCAAAGCAACATAGCTTTGTAATTGATTTACACTTAATAAAAAACTCGAGGCAAAGACGATCGATGCACGAATTCTTATATTGTACTACATACCTCATAATGTCGATCCATAAAAGATGTTGATTTAAAAACATGGTGTGCACTAACTTGGGCAATAAAACAGCAGATGAGAACGTCGTACATTTCTCTGCAAACTGCTCTACTGCACTGAAGAACAATGCAACACAAAGCTAGGTATTTAAACCCTTTATATTAAAAGGGTTCCGGTAACCAAGTATAGCCTCGGGACTCTGAAAGTCCAAATTTCTTTTAAGAAACATATTCAAATTATGCAACATTTCAATTTgatctcttttctctctcttaaAGTGCTAGGGAAGGGTTTGCTTTTAGCGTCTTTATAAGCTAAGGGATAAagagcaaaaataaaataggaaACACATTGCGTATTGCACGTAAAGGAGGGGAgagaaaatggaaacaaatGCAAAATAAGAAAAGTGGGGAAAAGGTTGGAAAACACGTGGATTACGTATTCGGTCCCTTCCTTGCTCTAAAGGGCAAAGTGAACGCTCTTGAAAGGAGAGTTTTAATCTATTCAACACATCGTCGTTGCTGAAACGAAAATGTAAAATTAGGACTAAATGTGATTCAGAGCATTTGCTGGCTGAAAACCTCCCTTTCCCCCTAATCAATGTTTGCGCGTCTACGTGCAATCAGTTTTCGACGCAAATCTAATTAGCGTTTAGCCGCTacagtaaaaaacaaaaattttgattaattCATTTGTTGGTACACCTACTACGCAACTGTTAAACAATTTCAACACAGCTATAATAACATTGGCAAACAATACAAGAAAAGGGGCCTCGTGCCAATCAAAGTCGAACGGCAGCTCACGATTCGACATTCGAATTTCCTCGTCAAACAACAGCCAATAACTGGTGGTTATTTGTAAcatgtaattttaaaaaaggtctGGAAAGGCAGAGAGGCCATAAGAGAAAACACTTCTTCAGTTGATTGAATTCTCTAGGAAGTAGGTCACGTTTGATTAGTTTGTTCCATGGGAACAAACCAGAGATCCAACTTTAGCGGTTCGTGAAAATATGCAATCACCTTGATACACTCAACGAGATTTACTTAATGATAATGACaaccacgtttttttttttggcgaatTATCAACAATGCacgggggggaggggggcagAGATGAATGTCAATAACTTCCAAAGTCATTCCCAGCACAATCAGAATCTGCGTTTATATGGTGAAACAACCATAAAACAATTAATCTGACCACgaaaatacaattttatttattgctaGTAGGTTAACGACGCAGTTGTCGATTAGAAATCGATCGGCAGATCAATCAATGAGGCACTTTGGTCATGTGGGGACGTGTCCCAAGTGTTCACGCAAATATAAGTGATCTGCCCTAATAGGGCCGCCGGCaaatggggggaggaggaCTAAGTGTGTCTCCGTAGCAACAGGCGTGAGAATAACGTGATGTGCGCCTGTCGACGCCAACCGGCGAGGCCAACTGAATATGACCGAAAAACTCTCGGCTCTTTCATCCCCCGCAAACATCTGGCCAGGACAGCACTCGTTACAGAAACGTTTACACGAAAACACGTGAAAATACAAGTTGGTACGGTACGTTTGTTATGTCGTTCAGTCCCTTCGTTTGACGTGAAACTGTGCATCATACACCCCAGTCAATGTTTTCACAACTGTTTGTTGCCCACGGCTTCCGCGGGCCGTCAGTTTCATCGCAATTGgagctgtttttgttgtgtttctttCTCATTTCCAGCGGAGAAATTAGAGTCCACGGAGTTGAAGATAACGTGGGTGTTTGGCTGATGATTCCGGATCAAAAGTATCGGCTAGTTGAAGCGAATGAATCGCTCACAATAACGAGCAGCTACGTTTACGAAAATGATACCGAAGCCAAACACACGGTGATGCTTCCATGGAAATGGGAATTGCCCGATTTTCTCACCAAACATCCACAAGTATGTAAATGAATAtgtacaaataaataaaacccCAACCCTAACGTAGCCCTTGtaaatttcgtgattttcgccccccccccctgacAATGTCATTGCAGCTGACAAAAGTAGACGAACGTTTTCAACAAACGTTTGATACGAACAAAACTCACGTGACATCTTCGATGACGCTGCACAACGTCACGCACCAAGACACGGGCTACTTCCGATATCACTACGGCGACGTGGAATTGAAACAATACGTCTACATTTTCGGTGCGTTAACGTAGTAAAAATAGttggaatttaaaaattaatagaaGCGATGCACATGTTCGTTTTAGATGGAAAGAATCTCGTCACAATCACCGACAAGAGCTACTACCCCAATTACTACCTGTTCTTTTTCCACCAAGGTGAACTGGAGGTTCAAATTCCTTGCAAGCCAACCCACCCCAACGTGACCGTGTCTCTCGTTCACGTTGATCAACTCAACAAAGAACCAAATTTTGACGTAatcagattattattattatttttttaaattaacctCTATGACTAGGAATTAATGCTcttcaaattgaattttgaaaacaacaaataggATGTGTTAACCGAACAAAATTCGAAATGGTTGTTTGAACCGGAACGTGGGATGATGTTGAAACACGTGACGATAAACAACACTGGAAATTATCGATGCATCGGCACCAAAGATAACGTCACGAACGAGAAACATTTTACCGTTAGCGTTAAAGGTATGGCCTAGTCAGAACAGCTAGTTTGATTaactaaatgaattaaaaaaaaaaaaaaaaaaggaatggagTTGGAAAGGATTGGCGATTCAGATGGCCCTTTCGAAGGAAGCAACGTCACTTTAATTTGTCGCACAATTTATCCTGAGGTCAAATTCCCCGCCCCACCAGAATGGGCCTATCAGGTCAACAACACGGGAAGATTGCAAGTTATAAATGAAGCAATCCCACCCAAAGGTTCGAGCTATTTCGAtcattcatttaaaaaaaaaaacgaataatcCTCtgctttaaacaaaaacaaacttcaGGTGTTCAAATAACAACACGTGACTACAGCAACCAGCGAAATACTGGAGGATTCAAATTGAACTACTACGAGAGTCGATTGGAGCTGACTGCGATCACTCGAAATACGTTTACAACGTTCCAATGCAAAGCCAATAGAGATAAAGACGCTGTTACTAAAACCATTTCTTTTCGAATTAAAGGTAAGATCATTTTTGTCCCCTCTACTAACAGAAGATAGTTTAGAATTTAAAGCCAAGTCCAAAAAAATTTGTAGATGAAAGACACGATCCGTTGTCTAATTTGGGTCACTTGAACGAGCAAAGGACAGAGGGCATTGCCACAATCGCTTTTTCCGTTTTTATGGCAATATTCTTGGTGCTTGGAATCGGCATCAGTGTTAAACTCTATTTCGAGAAGGTGAGTCGCAAAAGAGTTCGAACGATTCGTCATTCGCATGTCTACACATGTTCGCACCCTACAGAAACGCAAAGTCATACCGGGCGTAAAGAAATTACTGGAGGGAAATGCGCAAGAGATCAACAACCAATTGCCTATGGATGAGCAAACTGAACTCTTGCCCTACGATAAACGATGGGAATTTCCGAGGAATCGTCTCACACTCGGTTTGTTTTTGAATCGCGGCAAGGGATTTCGCTGTTAATTTCAGGTAAAGATGTGTGCACAACTTACCCATCTAGGAATCCAACTGGGCACTGGATGTTTTGGAAGGGTCGTCAAGGCCGAGGCAGTCGGGATCAAAGGCTCTGATGAAATCGTCAAAACGGTGGCCGTCAAAATGGTCCGCTCGCAAAGCAACGTTGCCGCAATGGAAGCTCTCGTCAGCGAATTAAAAATACTCATCCACTTGGGGTCGCATCTTAACGTCGTCAATTTATTAGGAGCCTGCACTAAGAAAATATCGAAAGGTCTTTTTAAACGTTACAATAAAACTCTATTTTAATTACctcattttttcccccttgtaCAGGTGAGCTTTTGATCATTGTCGAATACTGTCGGTTCGGCAATTTGCAATCGTACTTGGTCAATCACCGGAGCAGCTTCATTAATTTAGTAGACGAGTTTGGAAATATGCGACCAAATAACGAGACGGAAGCATTCGACCACATATTAAGGTATTCCTATGTGCAGATTACGTCAAAAATGGCACTGACTTGCTGATTCGTAATGTCGAATTTCAAATGCGACTCAGGGACGAAAGTGTCGGCAATACGTCGAGCGAAGAAAACGACCTCGTCTCCCACTTGACAAAATCCCTGGTCAGCTCATCTGGGCGAAATTCCCTCGACTACGAATGCCCAGGTAAATCTAATACACTCCGTTCTAAGAGTTGCCGAAACCAATGTCGCTTACGTTCAAGAAATGTCGCCGCTGGAAATCCTGGAGGACGCACCGGTAACCGAATCCTTTTGGCAATACCAGCAAGATCCAGATGTCACTCTAAACCGGCCCATTTCCACGCGTGATTTGATCTCCTGGTCCTACCAAATCGCAAGAGGAATGGATTATTTGGCTACCAAAAAGGTAACGTGCGTCTCATCTAAATTAGGCAGACATACAATTGAAaagcatttttgttttcgttacCACCTTTAAAAGGTTCTGCATGGCGATTTAGCTGCCCGCAATGTCTTGCTGGCCGATGACGGGGTAGTCAAAGTGGCAGATTTCGGCATGGCCAAGAAAATGTACTATGAAGGCAATTACGAGAAGACAGGTCAAGTAAGATTATTTTAAATCGGCACTAGAATATCAGATCAGTTCCTTTTTTGTCTTACCGACAGGGATTGATGCCCGTCAAATGGATGGCCATTGAATCCTTGACGGATCGCGTCTTTTCCAGCCAGTCTGACGTTTGGTCCTACGGAGTTCTACTCTGGGAACTCTTTTCTTTGGGTAAAGTTCCATATCCAGGTAAGAATGATCCTATGAAATATGCACTCGATTGAAAATAGTTGATTTTTGGCTAATGATTTTTACCTGATCCAAGGAATGGAAGCTGGTCATTTGCTCATCAAAACAATCCAGCAGGGATACAGAATGGAGAAACCGGACAACGCCCCTAATTTCTTCGGTGAAATTTTGAGCAATTGCTGGAAAACGGACCCGAAAGATCGGCCAACGTTCAACCAATTGGAAGCGACGATCTGCGGTCACATGGAAACATCAATCAGTTTCAACTATCTGAATCTAAACGCGCCATACGTCAAATTCAACGAAGAGAAAGACACAGCCACTCCAACGAATCTTTTCGGGCTGGCCAAACTGTTGAACGAGAAATCCCATTTGGGGGATGACAAGTTGCACTTGAACGCGAATTTGCATTCTCAAAGTAAAGAGGACGTGATCCGCTATTCCGTGTTTCCTCGGCGAAcctaaaagaaaacgaaaccCGAATGGATTATGAAAGTTATGGTTTTGTTTCCCCCGATATTTGGAGCAAAAATTGAAACCGACCCGCTCCCACCTAAACACATTTTATATTAAGCTGTTAACTTCAGCGCACGACGTAATAGATTGAAATAGCTTTATATATTCAAGCTCTGTTGATGTCACCTATTTCCGACTCATAGCGCTAACTTGGAAAGCCGCTTTCATCGGACATCAATTTAGTCGACCAACTGTATCCATGTTTTGCTTGAAATTAATCAGTTGCGCATTTGattattactttattttatttgcatCAACGGACGATGAATAAAATTCCTGTTTCAATGTATTAAGCCAATAAGCCAAGTCATGATAAGTTTGCAACCACAGTTGCATCAATGACGATGGACTTTATGCGGTGCTTATGGTCCCAACTACCGCCAACTAATCGTAGGGGAAAATCAACCCTGCGATTTACCTTATAAGCACCTCGTTGAACTGTCGCCATCTGTCGCCATTCACCACATAAAAATGTCACAGAGAAAAGAAGGTTACCTTTGCGTAGTAATTGTCTGCTCTGTCATCAATGTCACTTGTCTACAGTTCATAAATGGCCACTTGTTTTAGTCGTCCGGGGAGGGTCCTTTGTCCTCTTTTGCCACCTAAGTgaatgaaaaatgaagaagggAATTAAATTCAACGAAAGAGGAAGACGCTGCCCCAGTTGAGGATCTTTTAAAATGAGCTCAAGTGTAGAACGAGAAATCAATTGATGCCAATCAAATGGGTGATTCATTAACATTTAGCTTATTATAAtctcttctctttttgatAATCTCATACAAACACGTTTTAGCTTGCCAAAAAATTATCCGTCACTcgaacaataataaaaaacaaaaacaattcagAATATCAAAAGTGAAGCAAAATGTCGTTGCTGCCGCTTTAACCATTGCTGATTACGGATCGAGCATGTTATCCTCGTCCTCCTCATTATAAGCTATGCGCTGACAGCGACATCATCTGCCACATGCCAGTTGGTAGATAAACGATGGACGACTAACTTCATTTTAGACGTTTGCGCTTTCCCCATTTTAAATCTGTTGGCAAAGTCAAAATGCAGCACGTCGATGGACACGCTTCGTCACACACCGCTCTTGATACTAAAAGCGAAAAATTGCGGTTAAGGCAAAGTAGGAAACAGCGGTCGGCGAATGCGATCGATTTTGACGCGTGACGGGAAATCCTTCCGTAATCTTTTTGATTATTGCGCAAAGTGAGCGACAGAGCAGCCTGACAACGTACGTCTTTAAACGCGGTCCCGGACTCGTCGattgtgttaaaaaaatgcTAATCTTACGGTCATTTCCAAATTCTGCACCTCGTAAGCCCTCATTCTGTGTCAAAtggtttgttcttttctttttatttcatctGGCCAAGCAAGACGAAGTGGACGATccttccaattttttaagaatGATACCCGATACAGAGTGGCAGGTGATTGAGCCTGGTTCATCGCTGACGCTGACTTGCATCTCCAAAGAAAGGATCTCGTCGTGGTGGCTACCGGGTAATTTCAACAACAAACGGGTACGACATGACACTTTCGATCCGTCCTTAATATTCCAGCAATAAATTTTGCTTCTAAAATATGTCAAAAAGAGATTCAATTCCATCCGTGTGCGCAAAACGTTTGACAAGAACgaaacgcattttttttcGACATTGACTCTCAGAAACGCAACAACCGCAGACATGGGCAGCTACGGTTGTACTTTGCTTAAGAGATCATGGGATCGAACAATCAGAAAGCAATACGTCTACGTTTCCAGTTTGTTTTGAATTACTGTTCGCATGGGTGGACAACGATGGCCATATTTAACACTGTCTCATTCATTAGCTGACAGAGATCTCGTGTTCCTCGACCGAAACTCCTGGAGCATCAATTACGGATTCCATTTGGGTGTACTTATTTTAGATGTTCCACAACATCGCCCCGGAGTTATTCCCTGCCTGCCTACCCACCCCAACGTCACTATTTCGCTTGTACACCAGCCCAACATAATCAACGACCCTGAATTCGAAAAGAAGAATATTACAGTATGTGTGAATCTAACGAAAAAATTGTCGACGTGAACACGTACATGCAAACGCTAATACTTTCGTTGCTGCCCAACAGATTTCGATACCCAATTCCAGATGGTCGTTCGATCCAGAACGTGGATTAACGCTAAATAACTCAAAGCTGAGCGACAACGGAGAGTATTTTTGTGTGGCATCAAAGGGCAATGTCACGCGAAGGAAAATGTTTGCAATTAATGTCATGGGTATTTGTACAGCCAAAGAAGATTGGACAATTCTATACTGGCATTAAACAATGATGTTTCGACTACTATAGGAATAGAGCTGGAAAGAATGGGCGATCCTAGTGATCCGCGTGAAGGCGAAAACGTTACATTGGTCTGTAGTTACATTGGCAAGAGCTCCGCTTCGCTGGATTGGTTCTTCCCAAACAGTAGTACTGGGAAAATGCAAattataaatgaaaacaaccaTCCGAAAGGTCGTAAGAAAGAAGTTTCTTGGTGAACAAAAAGAGTTTGATTTTAATGTACagtatgttccaaaaaaatccgaccacccttttcaaataaaaatgccccCTATTGTCAAATAGCACAATTGCATCGAGTTTAAGGCCAAATTTAAGCACATggtaaaatgtggaaaaaccatgtaagaaattgccatggaaacgagacaACCATTAGTTAGCTCGCATCCTTACATCAGTGTGTGCTGTGAATACTTGCCGTTAGGCATAGCCAAGAATTTTACAaagttttatcatttttttactCTACTGGTCTACGCGAGACAGACTAAAGGAATGGAAATCTCGTTTCTATGACAACCAGACATTTATTTTAGGTGGATTTGCTCAAccaccaaaacaaaagaatatttttattatatcattattaaattataataatataatttaaattactatttataaaaattttttaactgaaataaaataatatataacTTCTTTTTATGAATattagatttatttattaCAATAGTAAATTATTAtgcattcttttgttttgaaacgttTTCATTAAAAGAGTACTTAATAAGTCACTATTATaattaatatatttaatatatATTAGTAATTctaattgttattttttaataaattgtgatttatattatattattataatttaataatgatataattaaagtattcttttgtttttgttggttaaGCAAATCCGCCTACAACTAATGTTTGGTTGCCATAGAAACGAAACTTCCATTCCTTTAGTCTGTCTCGCGTAGACCAGTAGAATagaaaaatgataaaactTTGTAAAATTCTTGGCTATGCCTAACGGCAAGTATTCACAGCACACACTGATGTAAGGATGCGAGCTAACTAATGGTtgtctcgtttccatggcaatttcttacatggtttttccacattttaccATGTGCTTCAATTTGGCCTAAAACTCGATGCAATTGTGCTATTTGACAATAGggggcatttttatttgaaaagggtggtcggatttttttggaacatactGTACAAGTTGTTCAATAACGTCTAAATTGTTTGAAATGTTAGGCTTTGAAATAGCGACGCATTCGAGAAGTACGGGCAGGTTTTATGTTGGTTTTCACACGCAAAGTTATTTGCGTATCGTCGGAATTCATCTGAACACGCCTTCAGCTTTTCAATGCCAAAGCAAATTTAGGGGCTATTtcaaatcaatttcatttcgAATTTTGGGTACTAATCTAGTTCGATTATTCGCATTCACGAGTAACagattgaaattttaaaacgTCTACTTGCAGAAGCCATCAGCGATCCCGTGGACAATTTGGtcacaatagaaaaaaatgcaGCTCAGAATCTAACTTGCAGACGGCCGCCAATCAGCGATCACATCCGATGGCTCAAGGTAAATTCTTTAAACAAGTCTGTACACAAACTATAATCACACGATATTTCCAGGACGGACAATCATTCGATTCGGATCAAATACTTTTGACACGCAATTTCTCCATAGTGCCGCTTAAAGGAGCTCGGGAAGAAATCGGTACGTACACGTGTCAATGGGAAAACAGCATAGGGGAAGTGAAACATAGGAATTTCACCGTGGTGTTCAATGACACGGCGACGGAAAACATGGACAAGACTATCATCCCCTTATCTGTTATTTTGCCAGTTTTATTTCTGATTGGAGTTGGGATCGGCATTAAACTCTGTTTGGATCGGGTGAgcaaaatcatttaaaaagaaaatgaaattcagtTTTATAAAAGAGGCTgccattgaaattttttttttcggcaaaaaaaaaaaaaaacagaagaaaaaatcttttgtGGTTGCAGAAGAATTAATGAGGGGAAAGACCAATGAAATCAATGAAGACATTCCCAAGGAATATCAAATTGAATATTTACCCTACGACAGACAATGGGAATTTCCGAGACATCGGCTCAAACTGGGTTCGTTACATTTTCAGTTTCTTCTATTTCAAGAAAATAAAGCGGCGAACACACACATCTAAAGGGGATCAACTGGGAGTTGGATGTTTCGGTCGGGTCGTGAAAGCAGAAGCTGTTGGACTAAAAGACTCGGATGAAACTGTTAAAACGGTGGCAGTTAAAATGGTTCGATCCGCAACAAACGATGCCGAAATGGAAGCTCTAATCAGAGAGTTGAAAATCTTGATCTACCTTGGATCGCACTTTAATGTTGTCAATTTACTGGGAGCCTGCACGAAAAGAGCATCCAGAGGTTTGCGAGATTTCCgcatttttaagtaaaaagaaaaaacgtttTCTTCCCTACGTGTTTCATCGGTTACAGGAGAACTTTTGATCATCATCGATTATTGTCGATTCGGAAATTTGCAAACCTATTTGATGAACAACCGGGACAATTTTATCAATCAAGTGGACAAATATGGTCAGCTGAATAgcgaaaaattaaaagaggctaaaaacgaaatgaaagtCCAATCGACGAATCTGCCAGATTGCACTTTATccgacaaaaacaaaaccgcAAGGACATCAATTTCATGTGAGTGAATCGATCTTCGACGAAGTTTTAGGACGACATTGATAATGAATCGACTGACTCGTTACTGTTCCTCGTTTTGTCTCTTGGTAGTTAAATCCATCTCTGACCGATTGTACCCGTCACCGCCTTTctcgcaacaacaacaagatcCAAATTCTATCTCCATCTCCACAAGGGACTTGATCTCCTGGTCTTACCAAATAGTTCGAGGAATGGATTATTTGGCCAGCAAAAAGGTATCATTTCACAATCTacgttatttaaatttttaaaaaattatgcaTCCCGTGAAATCAAGGTCATCCACGGAGATTTAGCTGCTCGTAATATTCTGTTGGCCGACAACGGAGTGGTCAAAGTATCGGATTTCGGTATGGCCAAGAAAATGTACTACAAAAGCAATTATGTGAAAAAAGGCCAGGTATTGTGTGCTAAACAAATTTGATCACGACCATTAATGGAATTCTCAATATCGACAGTACCTGATGCCAGTCAAATGGATGGCCATCGAAACGCTGACGGATAATA
Proteins encoded in this region:
- the LOC116920711 gene encoding vascular endothelial growth factor receptor 1 isoform X3 encodes the protein MGSYGCTLLKRSWDRTIRKQYVYVSTDRDLVFLDRNSWSINYGFHLGVLILDVPQHRPGVIPCLPTHPNVTISLVHQPNIINDPEFEKKNITISIPNSRWSFDPERGLTLNNSKLSDNGEYFCVASKGNVTRRKMFAINVMGIELERMGDPSDPREGENVTLVCSYIGKSSASLDWFFPNSSTGKMQIINENNHPKGFEIATHSRSTGRFYVGFHTQSYLRIVGIHLNTPSAFQCQSKFRGYFKSISFRILEAISDPVDNLVTIEKNAAQNLTCRRPPISDHIRWLKDGQSFDSDQILLTRNFSIVPLKGAREEIGTYTCQWENSIGEVKHRNFTVVFNDTATENMDKTIIPLSVILPVLFLIGVGIGIKLCLDRKKKSFVVAEELMRGKTNEINEDIPKEYQIEYLPYDRQWEFPRHRLKLGDQLGVGCFGRVVKAEAVGLKDSDETVKTVAVKMVRSATNDAEMEALIRELKILIYLGSHFNVVNLLGACTKRASRGELLIIIDYCRFGNLQTYLMNNRDNFINQVDKYGQLNSEKLKEAKNEMKVQSTNLPDCTLSDKNKTARTSISFKSISDRLYPSPPFSQQQQDPNSISISTRDLISWSYQIVRGMDYLASKKVIHGDLAARNILLADNGVVKVSDFGMAKKMYYKSNYVKKGQYLMPVKWMAIETLTDNIFSTQSDVWSYGVLLWELFSLGEVPYPGMDVAHVLVKEIRKGYRMEKPDFAPSFFGKIMADCWKTKRNERPTFGQLDELIVGQLESSVTSSYLNMNNQCGKLDEENGTPTNHNVLVESVDRDSMA
- the LOC116920711 gene encoding vascular endothelial growth factor receptor 1 isoform X1, which codes for MLILRSFPNSAPRKPSFCVKWFVLFFLFHLAKQDEVDDPSNFLRMIPDTEWQVIEPGSSLTLTCISKERISSWWLPGNFNNKRRFNSIRVRKTFDKNETHFFSTLTLRNATTADMGSYGCTLLKRSWDRTIRKQYVYVSTDRDLVFLDRNSWSINYGFHLGVLILDVPQHRPGVIPCLPTHPNVTISLVHQPNIINDPEFEKKNITISIPNSRWSFDPERGLTLNNSKLSDNGEYFCVASKGNVTRRKMFAINVMGIELERMGDPSDPREGENVTLVCSYIGKSSASLDWFFPNSSTGKMQIINENNHPKGFEIATHSRSTGRFYVGFHTQSYLRIVGIHLNTPSAFQCQSKFRGYFKSISFRILEAISDPVDNLVTIEKNAAQNLTCRRPPISDHIRWLKDGQSFDSDQILLTRNFSIVPLKGAREEIGTYTCQWENSIGEVKHRNFTVVFNDTATENMDKTIIPLSVILPVLFLIGVGIGIKLCLDRKKKSFVVAEELMRGKTNEINEDIPKEYQIEYLPYDRQWEFPRHRLKLGDQLGVGCFGRVVKAEAVGLKDSDETVKTVAVKMVRSATNDAEMEALIRELKILIYLGSHFNVVNLLGACTKRASRGELLIIIDYCRFGNLQTYLMNNRDNFINQVDKYGQLNSEKLKEAKNEMKVQSTNLPDCTLSDKNKTARTSISFKSISDRLYPSPPFSQQQQDPNSISISTRDLISWSYQIVRGMDYLASKKVIHGDLAARNILLADNGVVKVSDFGMAKKMYYKSNYVKKGQYLMPVKWMAIETLTDNIFSTQSDVWSYGVLLWELFSLGEVPYPGMDVAHVLVKEIRKGYRMEKPDFAPSFFGKIMADCWKTKRNERPTFGQLDELIVGQLESSVTSSYLNMNNQCGKLDEENGTPTNHNVLVESVDRDSMA
- the LOC116920711 gene encoding vascular endothelial growth factor receptor 1 isoform X4, with the protein product MFAINVMGIELERMGDPSDPREGENVTLVCSYIGKSSASLDWFFPNSSTGKMQIINENNHPKGFEIATHSRSTGRFYVGFHTQSYLRIVGIHLNTPSAFQCQSKFRGYFKSISFRILEAISDPVDNLVTIEKNAAQNLTCRRPPISDHIRWLKDGQSFDSDQILLTRNFSIVPLKGAREEIGTYTCQWENSIGEVKHRNFTVVFNDTATENMDKTIIPLSVILPVLFLIGVGIGIKLCLDRKKKSFVVAEELMRGKTNEINEDIPKEYQIEYLPYDRQWEFPRHRLKLGDQLGVGCFGRVVKAEAVGLKDSDETVKTVAVKMVRSATNDAEMEALIRELKILIYLGSHFNVVNLLGACTKRASRGELLIIIDYCRFGNLQTYLMNNRDNFINQVDKYGQLNSEKLKEAKNEMKVQSTNLPDCTLSDKNKTARTSISFKSISDRLYPSPPFSQQQQDPNSISISTRDLISWSYQIVRGMDYLASKKVIHGDLAARNILLADNGVVKVSDFGMAKKMYYKSNYVKKGQYLMPVKWMAIETLTDNIFSTQSDVWSYGVLLWELFSLGEVPYPGMDVAHVLVKEIRKGYRMEKPDFAPSFFGKIMADCWKTKRNERPTFGQLDELIVGQLESSVTSSYLNMNNQCGKLDEENGTPTNHNVLVESVDRDSMA
- the LOC116920711 gene encoding vascular endothelial growth factor receptor 1 isoform X2 translates to MIPDTEWQVIEPGSSLTLTCISKERISSWWLPGNFNNKRRFNSIRVRKTFDKNETHFFSTLTLRNATTADMGSYGCTLLKRSWDRTIRKQYVYVSTDRDLVFLDRNSWSINYGFHLGVLILDVPQHRPGVIPCLPTHPNVTISLVHQPNIINDPEFEKKNITISIPNSRWSFDPERGLTLNNSKLSDNGEYFCVASKGNVTRRKMFAINVMGIELERMGDPSDPREGENVTLVCSYIGKSSASLDWFFPNSSTGKMQIINENNHPKGFEIATHSRSTGRFYVGFHTQSYLRIVGIHLNTPSAFQCQSKFRGYFKSISFRILEAISDPVDNLVTIEKNAAQNLTCRRPPISDHIRWLKDGQSFDSDQILLTRNFSIVPLKGAREEIGTYTCQWENSIGEVKHRNFTVVFNDTATENMDKTIIPLSVILPVLFLIGVGIGIKLCLDRKKKSFVVAEELMRGKTNEINEDIPKEYQIEYLPYDRQWEFPRHRLKLGDQLGVGCFGRVVKAEAVGLKDSDETVKTVAVKMVRSATNDAEMEALIRELKILIYLGSHFNVVNLLGACTKRASRGELLIIIDYCRFGNLQTYLMNNRDNFINQVDKYGQLNSEKLKEAKNEMKVQSTNLPDCTLSDKNKTARTSISFKSISDRLYPSPPFSQQQQDPNSISISTRDLISWSYQIVRGMDYLASKKVIHGDLAARNILLADNGVVKVSDFGMAKKMYYKSNYVKKGQYLMPVKWMAIETLTDNIFSTQSDVWSYGVLLWELFSLGEVPYPGMDVAHVLVKEIRKGYRMEKPDFAPSFFGKIMADCWKTKRNERPTFGQLDELIVGQLESSVTSSYLNMNNQCGKLDEENGTPTNHNVLVESVDRDSMA